In a single window of the Gossypium hirsutum isolate 1008001.06 chromosome A13, Gossypium_hirsutum_v2.1, whole genome shotgun sequence genome:
- the LOC107893998 gene encoding uncharacterized protein: MDLNTNVRFSRVSELSKNENFGDTTLRLNFLGHGGSNKAGFGSTQSDLHIDLSSASDDGCRLVLGLGPTPSVYCNDYHNVGLNKNKSTAALFTPGLSPEDNSILKLGLSGGTKGSMNLLERSLSTDTDVSVHFSNQFSAEGSQLSIPFVDEGSTSAKKSGGYMPSLLLAPRMDSGKASVQTHELFQFGAKSRSHQFYQSCEPSTQTDFSVDTISEQTTTITSSDNRTSNSKKCKFAGCFKGARGATGLCIGHGGGQRCQKAGCNKGAESRTVFCKAHGGGRRCQHLGCTKSAEGKTDFCIAHGGGRRCGFSGGCTKAARGKSGLCIRHGGGKRCKVEGCTRSAEGQAGLCISHGGGRRCQFPACTKGAQGSTMFCKAHGGGKRCIFAGCTKGAEGSTPLCKGHGGGKRCLYNGGGICPKSVHGGTNFCVAHGGGKRCVVPGCTKSARGRTDCCVRHGGGKRCKFENCGKSAQGSTDLCKAHGGGKRCSWGEGKCEKFARGRSGLCAAHSSMLQERQASKGGLIGVFHGLVSATSTTGSSSNNNHSSSGNSVISDCIDSPDKPVKRQQLIPPQVLVPPSMKSSASYSSFLSSEQQDEGINRHGNHNAGGVGNTSFDFLIPEGRVHGGALMSLLGGNLKNPIDGI, translated from the coding sequence ATGGATTTGAATACAAATGTACGGTTCTCTCGTGTGTCTGAACTCTCGAAAAATGAAAATTTCGGGGATACCACTCTGCGCCTGAACTTTCTTGGTCATGGAGGAAGCAACAAGGCCGGATTCGGAAGTACTCAAAGCGATCTTCATATTGATCTTTCAAGTGCATCTGATGATGGCTGCAGGTTGGTTCTGGGGTTGGGTCCAACTCCTAGTGTATACTGCAATGATTATCACAATGTTGGCCTCAACAAGAACAAATCAACAGCAGCTTTATTCACACCGGGTTTATCACCTGAGGATAACTCTATCCTAAAACTTGGTCTCTCTGGGGGGACTAAGGGAAGTATGAATCTGTTGGAACGTTCTTTGTCAACCGACACTGATGTTAGTGTGCATTTTTCAAATCAGTTTTCTGCAGAAGGTAGTCAACTTTCAATACCTTTTGTTGATGAGGGTTCTACTTCGGCCAAGAAATCTGGTGGCTATATGCCATCACTCCTCTTGGCTCCAAGAATGGATAGTGGGAAAGCTTCGGTGCAGACACATGAACTTTTCCAATTTGGAGCTAAATCTCGTTCTCATCAATTTTATCAGAGTTGTGAGCCCTCTACTCAGACAGATTTCTCCGTAGACACAATCTCTGAGCAGACCACCACTATTACGTCTTCCGATAACCGAACTAGCAATTCGAAGAAATGCAAGTTTGCTGGTTGCTTTAAAGGAGCAAGAGGGGCAACTGGTCTTTGTATTGGACATGGAGGCGGACAACGATGCCAAAAAGCGGGGTGTAACAAAGGTGCTGAGAGCCGAACTGTCTTCTGTAAGGCTCATGGTGGAGGGAGGAGGTGCCAGCACTTGGGTTGCACTAAAAGTGCTGAGGGGAAGACGGATTTTTGCATCGCACATGGTGGAGGCAGACGATGTGGGTTTTCTGGAGGTTGCACAAAGGCTGCACGAGGTAAATCAGGGCTTTGCATTAGGCATGGCGGGGGAAAAAGGTGTAAGGTGGAAGGTTGCACACGCAGCGCCGAAGGACAGGCTGGTTTGTGCATATCTCATGGTGGTGGTCGTCGTTGCCAGTTCCCTGCATGTACTAAGGGTGCTCAGGGGAGTACCATGTTTTGCAAGGCTCATGGCGGTGGAAAACGATGTATATTTGCTGGGTGTACCAAAGGGGCTGAAGGGAGCACACCATTGTGCAAAGGACATGGTGGGGGAAAGCGTTGCCTCTACAACGGTGGTGGCATTTGTCCCAAGAGTGTGCATGGAGGCACCAACTTTTGTGTTGCTCATGGAGGTGGGAAAAGGTGTGTAGTGCCAGGATGCACAAAGAGTGCACGCGGTCGCACCGACTGCTGTGTCAGGCATGGTGGTGGAAAACGGTGCAAGTTCGAGAATTGTGGCAAGAGTGCCCAAGGAAGCACGGATTTATGCAAGGCCCATGGTGGGGGCAAAAGATGCTCCTGGGGAGAAGGCAAATGCGAGAAATTTGCAAGGGGCAGGAGTGGTCTATGTGCAGCTCACAGTAGCATGTTGCAAGAGAGGCAGGCAAGCAAGGGAGGGCTCATTGGAGTTTTCCATGGTCTTGTATCAGCAACATCAACCACGGGAAGCAGCTCCAACAACAATCACTCATCTTCTGGCAATAGTGTCATTTCTGATTGCATCGATTCACCAGACAAGCCAGTGAAAAGGCAACAACTCATACCTCCACAGGTATTGGTTCCACCATCTATGAAGTCATCAGCCTCATACTCAAGCTTCTTGAGTTCCGAGCAGCAAGATGAAGGAATAAACAGGCATGGCAATCACAATGCCGGGGGAGTTGGTAATACAAGCTTCGACTTCTTGATCCCAGAGGGGAGGGTCCACGGTGGAGCTCTCATGTCATTACTTGGTGGAAATCTGAAGAACCCCATTGATGGAATTTGA
- the LOC107894919 gene encoding mRNA decay activator protein ZFP36: protein MDSFYKESNKLNVLNSNIPKLMLPARSRTNYYSSPENLIKYLRSNSLSSSGNNSSSGKSSFRSSVSPQSEKTPVKVVEEDVLVMDGVLVASDTNIAGSGSSSSPGSVGFYKSEICRTWEEFGHCRYGSKCQFAHGKEEVRPSCFSFRSKPEAQMYKSYASAYGSISRPLNPIRETAATIAQNESSTRPDYTNQRSSSTMKPGNTPLTTNIAMKPKTERDNASTIGPYTSATNGSYWSPQDDGINVTLPSSSPGKTLSRADIDAYIDSVLYGPTTRRRLPVFSAFSP, encoded by the exons ATGGACTCATTCTACAAGGAAAGCAACAAACTCAACGTACTAAACAGCAATATTCCTAAGCTGATGCTTCCAGCAAGAAGCCGCACCAACTACTATTCGTCACCAGAGAACCTCATTAAGTACCTGCGTTCTAATTCTCTGTCCAGTAGCGGGAACAACAGCTCCTCGGgaaaaagcagcttcagatcatcGGTTTCGCCACAGTCGGAGAAGACACCGGTGAAGGTGGTGGAGGAGGATGTGCTCGTCATGGACGGAGTTCTCGTTGCTTCTGATACTAACATTGCAGGATCCGGCTCCTCTTCTTCTCCGGGAAGTGTTGGCTTCTACAAATCAGAGATTTGCAGGACTTGGGAGGAGTTTGGCCATTGCCGATATGGATCCAAGTGTCAG ttTGCACATGGAAAAGAAGAGGTACGCCCCAGTTGTTTCTCATTCAGAAGCAAACCCGAG GCACAAATGTACAAGTCATATGCAAGCGCATACGGCTCGATATCCCGTCCTTTGAATCCGATCCGGGAAACTGCAGCAACTATAGCCCAAAACGAATCATCTACCAGGCCTGATTACACAAACCAGAGATCCAGCTCCACCATGAAACCAGGAAACACCCCCTTGACCACCAACATCGCAATGAAACCGAAAACCGAAAGGGACAACGCCTCCACAATCGGCCCTTATACAAGTGCCACTAATGGATCCTACTGGTCACCGCAAGATGATGGCATTAATGTTACCTTGCCATCATCCTCCCCTGGCAAAACCCTGTCCAGAGCGGACATCGATGCATACATTGACAGTGTTCTCTATGGTCCTACTACAAGGAGGAGATTGCCAGTGTTTTCTGCCTTTAGCCCATAG